The Beijerinckiaceae bacterium RH AL1 genome has a segment encoding these proteins:
- a CDS encoding exported protein of unknown function (ID:RHAL1_03773;~source:Prodigal:2.6): MKYAPIVCIAIAAFLIDASAARAEVCPLIFKPVCAEKHGGFKTYTNACFARVAHASVIANCSCVKH; the protein is encoded by the coding sequence ATGAAATATGCTCCGATAGTCTGCATCGCGATCGCCGCATTTCTGATCGACGCGTCGGCGGCAAGAGCCGAAGTCTGCCCGCTGATCTTCAAGCCCGTCTGCGCGGAAAAACATGGTGGGTTCAAAACCTACACGAACGCATGCTTCGCGCGCGTCGCCCATGCCAGCGTCATCGCCAACTGTTCCTGCGTGAAGCACTGA
- the fsr gene encoding fosmidomycin efflux system, member of the major facilitator superfamily (ID:RHAL1_03774;~source:Prodigal:2.6) translates to MTTRVEKAMGTTTATTTASSEEQTVLVILVALSFSHLVNDTIQSLVPSVYPILKTSFRLDFGQIGLITLAFQLTASLLQPLVGALTDRRPSPYSLAVGMAFSLCGLVLLSRASSFHVILGAAALVGVGSSIFHPEASRIARAASGGRHGFAQSLFQVGGYWGAALGPLLAAFVVVPNGQHSIGWFAGIAFVGIVTLSAIGNWYARRVLSRPKTARKVEARPSLSRGKIAVTIAILLALIFSKFFYMASLSSYFTFYLMQKFGVGVQTAQLFLFAFLMATAVGTFFGGPIGDRIGRRAVIWGSIVGALPLTLIMPHVGLAMTGVLAVLIGLVLSSAFPAIIVFAQELLPGRIGMVTGLFFGFAFGMGGLGAALLGQLADATSITFVYGLTAFLPAIGLLAWFLPRLEKA, encoded by the coding sequence ATGACCACGCGCGTCGAAAAGGCGATGGGCACGACGACCGCAACGACGACCGCGTCGAGCGAGGAGCAGACGGTTCTCGTCATCCTCGTCGCGCTGTCGTTTTCGCATCTCGTCAACGACACGATCCAGTCGCTGGTGCCGTCGGTCTATCCGATCCTGAAGACGTCGTTCAGGCTCGATTTCGGGCAGATCGGCCTTATCACGCTGGCCTTCCAGCTGACGGCCTCGCTGCTGCAGCCGCTCGTCGGCGCGCTGACCGATCGCCGCCCCAGCCCGTACTCGCTGGCGGTCGGCATGGCGTTCTCGCTTTGCGGCCTCGTGCTGCTGTCGCGCGCCTCGAGCTTCCACGTCATCCTCGGCGCCGCCGCGCTCGTCGGCGTCGGCTCGTCGATCTTCCATCCCGAGGCCTCGCGAATCGCCCGCGCCGCCTCGGGCGGCCGGCACGGCTTCGCGCAGTCGCTGTTCCAGGTCGGCGGCTACTGGGGCGCAGCCCTCGGGCCGCTGCTCGCCGCCTTCGTCGTCGTGCCGAACGGCCAGCATTCGATCGGCTGGTTCGCCGGCATCGCCTTCGTCGGCATCGTCACGCTCTCGGCGATCGGCAACTGGTATGCGCGCCGCGTGCTGTCGCGACCCAAGACGGCGCGCAAGGTCGAGGCGCGGCCCAGCCTGTCGCGCGGCAAGATCGCCGTGACTATCGCGATCCTGCTGGCGCTGATCTTCTCGAAGTTCTTCTACATGGCGAGCCTGTCGTCGTACTTCACCTTCTACCTCATGCAGAAGTTCGGCGTCGGCGTGCAGACGGCGCAGCTCTTCCTCTTCGCCTTCCTGATGGCGACGGCGGTCGGCACGTTCTTCGGCGGTCCGATCGGCGACCGCATCGGCCGGCGCGCGGTGATCTGGGGCTCGATCGTCGGCGCGCTGCCGCTCACCCTGATCATGCCGCACGTCGGCCTTGCGATGACCGGCGTTCTCGCGGTGCTGATCGGGCTCGTGCTATCGTCCGCCTTCCCGGCGATCATCGTCTTCGCGCAGGAGCTGTTGCCGGGTCGCATCGGCATGGTGACGGGCCTGTTCTTCGGCTTCGCCTTCGGCATGGGCGGCCTCGGCGCCGCGCTGCTCGGCCAGCTCGCCGACGCGACGAGCATCACCTTCGTCTACGGCTTGACCGCGTTCCTGCCGGCGATCGGCCTGCTCGCGTGGTTTCTGCCGCGATTGGAGAAGGCGTAG
- a CDS encoding protein of unknown function (ID:RHAL1_03775;~source:Prodigal:2.6), translated as MQPLATSALGWHSRENEIMAEHETLLTSASTAPAREGPAPRRPAALWRVVPLAFLVAVGAALAYVSADVKDALITGRSVAHATH; from the coding sequence ATGCAGCCCCTTGCAACGTCGGCACTTGGTTGGCATTCGCGCGAAAACGAGATCATGGCCGAGCATGAAACCTTGCTCACGTCGGCCAGCACGGCACCGGCGCGAGAGGGTCCGGCGCCCAGGAGGCCGGCGGCCCTGTGGCGGGTCGTTCCCTTGGCCTTCCTCGTGGCGGTCGGCGCTGCGCTGGCGTACGTCTCGGCTGACGTGAAGGACGCGCTGATCACCGGGCGCAGCGTCGCGCACGCAACGCATTGA
- a CDS encoding putative periplasmic ligand-binding sensor protein (ID:RHAL1_03776;~source:Prodigal:2.6), with the protein MSPEERQLLQGLFDRMRPNANNFRDREAEQLINEQVRAQPYAPYLLAQTVLVQDQALQAANDRLQQLEQHVQELEQRQQPQGGGGFLSSIFGGGAQQQPAPPRAPVWNQGGAPQGYPPPNYQQQGYAPPPQQGGPWGGQPQAGGGGGFLHGALGTAAGVAGGVLAADAIGSLFRSGHAGSGLGIASGVPGFGDTPGGSNETIVNNYYGGSDPAQANDAANAQQDSSQDMRDYGVDPNSAQDDAQDLSDYGYDDSSDI; encoded by the coding sequence ATGTCACCCGAAGAACGCCAGCTCCTGCAGGGCCTGTTCGATCGGATGCGACCCAACGCCAACAATTTCCGCGACCGGGAGGCCGAGCAGCTCATCAACGAGCAGGTTCGCGCGCAACCCTACGCCCCCTATCTCCTGGCACAGACCGTCCTCGTGCAGGATCAGGCTCTGCAGGCCGCCAACGACCGCCTGCAGCAGCTCGAGCAGCACGTCCAGGAACTGGAGCAGCGCCAGCAGCCGCAGGGCGGCGGCGGCTTCCTGTCGAGCATCTTCGGCGGCGGCGCGCAGCAGCAGCCGGCGCCCCCGCGTGCGCCGGTCTGGAACCAGGGCGGCGCGCCGCAGGGCTATCCGCCGCCGAACTATCAGCAGCAGGGCTATGCGCCGCCGCCGCAGCAGGGCGGCCCCTGGGGCGGCCAGCCGCAGGCGGGCGGAGGCGGCGGGTTCCTGCACGGCGCCCTCGGTACGGCGGCCGGCGTCGCCGGTGGCGTGCTGGCGGCGGACGCAATCGGCAGCCTGTTTCGCAGCGGCCATGCCGGCAGCGGCCTCGGCATTGCCTCGGGCGTTCCGGGCTTCGGCGACACACCAGGCGGCAGCAACGAAACCATCGTCAACAACTACTATGGCGGCAGCGATCCGGCCCAGGCCAACGATGCCGCGAACGCCCAGCAGGACTCCAGCCAGGACATGCGCGACTACGGCGTCGACCCCAACTCGGCGCAGGACGACGCGCAGGACCTGAGCGACTACGGCTACGACGACTCGTCCGACATCTAG
- a CDS encoding hypothetical protein (ID:RHAL1_03777;~conserved protein of unknown function;~source:Prodigal:2.6) → MVESRRPGAKPKTQRHGSPGALAAQQAADRAEAERHPGLMVRVAAALILQDIVAKGHTLEDRFSPTAVPGRLQNIDGRDRALARSIVTAALRRLGTLRGAIAKRLETGLPKQAPELEWILIVGAAQIVLLDVPDHAAVDLAVRAARLEKRTAPFAALVNAVLRNIARARDEVLATSDPLDQDVPGWLAQRWRKAYGEETARAIAAANRREPTLDLTAKADAAGWAERLGGRLLPTGSIRLETHEAIESLPGYDEGAWWVQDAAAALPAALLGVTPGQRVADFCAAPGGKAAQLAAAGAQVTAIDRSAERLKRLSANFERLGLDAELIVADATSLKAQPFDAVLLDAPCLGTGTLRRHPDIAWVKRPGDLASLSALQARLLDKAVELTRPGGTLVYCTCSIEPEEGEAHIAALLRRNPDVMRSPIEPHEVGGLTEIVTPLGELRSLPSHLPDEDPRFAGLDGFFAARLKRRD, encoded by the coding sequence TTGGTCGAGTCGCGGCGCCCGGGGGCGAAGCCGAAGACGCAACGGCACGGCTCGCCCGGGGCGCTTGCCGCGCAACAGGCCGCCGACCGCGCCGAGGCCGAGCGCCACCCCGGCCTGATGGTCCGGGTCGCGGCGGCCCTCATCCTCCAGGACATCGTCGCCAAGGGTCATACGCTCGAAGATCGCTTCTCCCCGACGGCTGTGCCCGGGCGCCTGCAAAACATCGACGGTCGCGACCGGGCGCTCGCCCGCTCCATCGTCACGGCGGCGCTTCGCCGTCTCGGCACGCTGCGCGGCGCGATTGCCAAGCGGCTCGAGACCGGCCTGCCGAAGCAGGCGCCAGAACTCGAATGGATCCTCATCGTCGGCGCCGCGCAGATCGTGCTGCTCGACGTGCCCGATCACGCCGCCGTCGATCTCGCCGTGCGCGCCGCGCGGCTCGAGAAGCGCACCGCGCCGTTCGCGGCCCTCGTGAACGCGGTCTTGCGCAACATCGCCCGCGCCCGCGACGAGGTGCTGGCGACGAGCGACCCGCTCGACCAGGACGTGCCGGGCTGGCTCGCCCAGCGCTGGCGCAAAGCCTACGGCGAGGAGACGGCGCGGGCCATCGCCGCCGCCAACCGTCGCGAGCCGACGCTCGACCTCACCGCGAAGGCTGACGCAGCGGGCTGGGCGGAGCGGCTCGGCGGCCGCCTGCTGCCGACCGGGTCGATCCGGCTCGAGACGCACGAGGCGATCGAGTCGCTGCCGGGCTACGACGAGGGCGCGTGGTGGGTGCAGGATGCCGCCGCCGCCCTGCCCGCCGCGCTGCTCGGCGTCACGCCCGGCCAGCGCGTCGCCGACTTCTGCGCGGCGCCGGGCGGCAAGGCGGCCCAGCTCGCCGCCGCTGGCGCGCAGGTGACGGCGATCGACCGCTCCGCCGAGCGGCTCAAGCGGCTCTCCGCCAACTTCGAGCGGCTCGGGCTCGATGCCGAGCTGATCGTCGCCGATGCGACGAGCCTCAAGGCGCAGCCCTTCGATGCCGTGCTGCTCGATGCGCCCTGCCTTGGCACCGGCACGCTTCGCCGTCATCCCGACATCGCCTGGGTGAAGCGCCCCGGCGACCTCGCGAGCCTGTCGGCGCTGCAGGCGCGCCTGCTCGACAAGGCGGTGGAGCTGACCCGCCCCGGCGGCACGCTGGTCTACTGCACCTGCTCGATCGAGCCCGAGGAAGGCGAGGCGCACATCGCCGCGCTGCTGCGCCGCAACCCCGACGTGATGCGCTCGCCGATCGAACCGCACGAGGTCGGCGGACTTACCGAGATCGTCACCCCGCTGGGCGAGCTGCGCAGCCTGCCCTCGCACCTGCCCGACGAGGATCCGCGCTTCGCCGGCCTCGACGGGTTTTTCGCGGCACGGCTGAAGCGGCGGGACTGA
- a CDS encoding HSP70 family molecular chaperone (ID:RHAL1_03778;~source:Prodigal:2.6), whose translation MADPEGPTSTFRTALTFWREGREVRHVAGPEAIARAESPVGEQRFVQSLKTYLASRAFAETRLYGQRFTIEALVATFLADLTAGHALGAAIVGGRPVTFAGQNADKELAVSRLQAAYAQAGMPGVALAYEPLGAAYWYARGLTRDETVLVADFGGGTSDFSVMRFSRQAGRGAARVVAEPLSHAGIGIAGDTFDYRILDHVVSPRLGKGATYRSFDKALPIPAYVHASFAQWHQLSWLKSGTILADLRKLAAASDRGDELEALATIVEMDMGLALYRAVGETKAALSRADAAPLRFSGFDVSIEAEVTRADFEGWIKDDLAAIEATVDDALARAGIGDDGVDAVFLTGGTSFVPAVRGLFARRFRPERLHQGDAFQSVASGLALLAADRAA comes from the coding sequence GTGGCCGACCCCGAGGGGCCGACCTCGACCTTCCGCACCGCGCTCACCTTCTGGCGCGAGGGGCGCGAGGTGCGCCATGTCGCCGGGCCGGAGGCGATCGCGCGCGCCGAATCGCCGGTCGGCGAGCAGCGCTTCGTGCAGTCGCTGAAGACCTATCTTGCGAGCCGCGCCTTTGCGGAGACGCGGCTCTACGGCCAGCGCTTCACGATCGAAGCGCTGGTCGCCACCTTCCTCGCCGACCTGACGGCGGGCCACGCCCTCGGCGCCGCGATCGTCGGCGGCCGTCCCGTCACCTTCGCGGGCCAGAACGCCGACAAGGAACTTGCCGTTTCGCGCCTGCAGGCCGCCTACGCGCAGGCCGGCATGCCCGGCGTCGCGCTGGCCTACGAGCCGCTCGGCGCGGCCTACTGGTACGCGCGCGGGCTCACCCGCGACGAGACCGTGCTCGTCGCCGACTTCGGCGGCGGCACCAGCGACTTCTCGGTCATGCGCTTCTCGCGGCAGGCGGGGCGCGGCGCCGCGCGGGTCGTGGCGGAGCCGCTGTCGCACGCCGGCATCGGCATCGCCGGCGACACGTTCGACTATCGCATCCTCGATCACGTCGTCTCGCCGCGGCTCGGCAAGGGCGCCACCTATCGCTCGTTCGACAAGGCGCTGCCGATCCCGGCGTACGTGCACGCCTCCTTCGCGCAATGGCATCAGCTGTCGTGGCTGAAGTCGGGCACCATCCTCGCCGACCTGCGCAAGCTCGCCGCGGCGAGCGATCGCGGCGACGAGCTCGAGGCTTTGGCGACGATCGTCGAGATGGACATGGGCCTCGCGCTCTACCGCGCCGTCGGCGAGACCAAGGCGGCGCTGTCGCGCGCCGACGCCGCGCCGCTGCGCTTCTCCGGCTTCGACGTCTCGATCGAGGCCGAGGTGACGCGGGCCGACTTCGAGGGGTGGATCAAGGACGATCTCGCGGCAATCGAGGCGACGGTCGACGACGCCCTCGCGCGCGCCGGCATCGGCGACGACGGCGTCGACGCGGTCTTCCTCACCGGGGGCACCTCGTTCGTACCGGCGGTGCGCGGCCTCTTCGCGCGGCGCTTCCGGCCGGAGCGCCTGCACCAAGGCGATGCGTTCCAGTCCGTCGCCTCGGGGCTGGCGCTGCTGGCGGCGGACCGGGCCGCGTGA
- a CDS encoding Fmu (Sun) domain protein (ID:RHAL1_03779;~source:Prodigal:2.6) has translation MSPAARLQATLDLLDDLLSAARPADAVVSAWFRARRAIGGRDRAAIVDLLYALLRHQARLDWWLGRHGRPATPRHRLLAWLALEGRTPEQVRGLFGGGRFAPAVLTDDERALVGKMQGRTIAHPDMPEEVRVECPPWAVAPLRQRFGDAFARELAAMLAPPPLDLRVNPLKATRDDMLRALRDLGLPAEPCGLAPYGIRVRQKPSLADLPMLERGEVEIQDEGSQLVALLVGAAPGERVVDFCAGAGGKTLALAAAMANKGRVVACDVSEGRLKRAAERFRRAGLHNIETRLLASETDRWVKRHREGFDRVLVDAPCSGTGTWRRNPDARWRESGLETLLPLQARILASAARLVKPGGRLVYATCSLLSEENEAQVAGFLAAHPGWWVVPVGEAGVGVGDAAYLALMPARHGTDGFFAAVMEKEARPSDADVDARVGDEIG, from the coding sequence GTGTCTCCCGCCGCCCGCCTGCAAGCCACCCTCGATCTGCTCGACGACCTCCTGAGCGCCGCGCGTCCCGCCGATGCCGTCGTCTCGGCGTGGTTCAGGGCGCGGCGCGCAATCGGCGGCCGGGATCGCGCGGCGATCGTCGACTTGCTCTACGCGCTGCTGCGGCACCAGGCGCGTCTCGACTGGTGGCTCGGACGGCACGGGCGCCCGGCGACGCCGCGCCACCGGCTGCTGGCCTGGCTGGCGCTCGAAGGCCGCACGCCGGAGCAGGTCCGCGGCCTGTTCGGCGGCGGGCGATTCGCGCCAGCCGTGCTGACGGACGACGAGCGCGCGCTGGTCGGCAAGATGCAGGGCCGCACGATCGCGCATCCCGACATGCCGGAAGAGGTGCGCGTCGAGTGCCCGCCCTGGGCAGTCGCGCCGCTGCGGCAGCGGTTCGGCGACGCGTTCGCGCGCGAGCTCGCCGCGATGCTGGCGCCGCCGCCGCTCGACCTGCGCGTCAACCCGCTCAAGGCGACACGCGACGACATGCTCCGCGCCCTGCGCGACCTCGGCCTGCCGGCCGAGCCGTGTGGTTTGGCACCCTACGGCATTCGCGTGCGGCAAAAGCCGTCGCTTGCCGACCTGCCGATGCTGGAGCGCGGCGAGGTCGAGATCCAGGACGAGGGCTCGCAGCTCGTCGCCCTGCTGGTCGGCGCCGCGCCCGGCGAGCGCGTCGTGGATTTCTGCGCCGGCGCCGGCGGCAAGACGCTCGCGCTCGCCGCCGCCATGGCCAACAAGGGCCGCGTCGTCGCTTGCGACGTCTCGGAAGGCCGCCTGAAGCGCGCCGCCGAGCGTTTTCGCCGCGCCGGGCTGCACAACATCGAGACGCGGCTGCTCGCGAGCGAGACCGATCGCTGGGTGAAGCGCCACAGGGAGGGCTTCGACCGCGTGCTGGTCGACGCGCCCTGCAGCGGCACCGGCACCTGGCGCCGCAACCCCGACGCCCGCTGGCGCGAGTCGGGGCTCGAGACGCTGCTGCCGCTGCAGGCGCGCATCCTGGCCAGCGCCGCCCGCCTCGTGAAGCCCGGCGGCCGGCTCGTCTACGCGACGTGCTCGCTGCTGAGCGAGGAGAACGAGGCGCAGGTGGCGGGGTTTCTGGCCGCGCATCCGGGGTGGTGGGTGGTGCCGGTGGGTGAGGCTGGGGTTGGGGTGGGGGATGCCGCGTATCTGGCGCTGATGCCGGCGCGGCATGGGACGGACGGGTTTTTTGCGGCGGTGATGGAGAAAGAGGCTCGACCGTCAGATGCGGACGTCGATGCGCGGGTCGGAGACGAAATAGGATGA
- a CDS encoding hypothetical protein (ID:RHAL1_03780;~conserved protein of unknown function;~source:Prodigal:2.6): protein MTTSKPAPGYVPNPDYSQQDWDEVSDTPELTDAQITELRPNGEGLPVELADAIKRLGGRPKSEAKAVPVSLRVPPDVLAAYKADGPGWQTRMNQALAAGLRKRR, encoded by the coding sequence ATGACGACCTCTAAGCCCGCGCCCGGCTACGTTCCAAACCCCGACTATTCTCAGCAGGACTGGGACGAAGTCTCCGACACGCCGGAGCTGACCGACGCCCAGATCACGGAGCTGCGGCCGAACGGCGAAGGCCTACCCGTCGAGCTGGCCGATGCGATCAAGCGTCTTGGCGGCCGTCCGAAATCCGAAGCTAAGGCCGTGCCGGTCTCCTTGCGCGTGCCCCCCGACGTGCTCGCGGCCTACAAAGCCGATGGTCCTGGTTGGCAAACCCGAATGAACCAGGCGCTCGCAGCCGGCCTACGAAAGCGGAGGTAG
- a CDS encoding protein of unknown function (ID:RHAL1_03781;~source:Prodigal:2.6) — MVRSAQRVSNHEGSRRRDRGTASWFETAFGLLTMRLLSRRPPAKPLGTEACDVVSVRDAGDKERAAYDDL; from the coding sequence ATGGTGAGGAGCGCGCAGCGCGTCTCGAACCACGAGGGCTCCAGGAGGCGAGATCGCGGGACCGCCTCGTGGTTCGAGACGGCCTTCGGCCTCCTCACCATGAGGCTACTGAGTCGTCGGCCACCGGCAAAGCCGCTCGGCACCGAAGCCTGCGACGTGGTGAGCGTGCGTGATGCCGGCGACAAGGAAAGGGCCGCCTATGACGACCTCTAA
- a CDS encoding hypothetical protein (ID:RHAL1_03782;~conserved hypothetical protein;~source:Prodigal:2.6), giving the protein MKKVMVASGVRYDLAVKSPEYVKELVTHHVGGYLKIAPEHTERGPLDKMMKPGIGTYDRFKEMFDEAAKQAGKKYYLIPYFIAAHPGTTDEDMLHLALWLKKNRYRADQVQTFLPSPMATATAMYHTEINPLRGVRRGGSEPVDAIKGMRQRRLHKAFLRYHDPENWPLLREALRAMGRADLIGPRPDQLVPAGQPVVRAGGGARPALRKGGVHRFTTKGVPVRR; this is encoded by the coding sequence GTGAAGAAGGTGATGGTGGCGTCGGGCGTGCGCTACGACCTCGCGGTGAAGAGCCCCGAGTACGTGAAGGAGCTCGTCACCCACCACGTCGGCGGCTACCTCAAGATCGCGCCCGAGCACACCGAGCGCGGGCCGCTCGACAAGATGATGAAGCCGGGCATCGGCACCTACGACCGCTTCAAGGAGATGTTCGACGAAGCGGCCAAGCAGGCCGGCAAGAAATATTATTTGATCCCCTACTTCATCGCCGCGCACCCCGGCACCACCGACGAGGACATGCTGCACCTCGCGCTGTGGCTGAAGAAGAACCGCTACCGCGCCGACCAGGTGCAGACCTTTTTGCCCTCGCCCATGGCCACGGCGACGGCGATGTACCACACCGAGATCAACCCGCTGCGCGGCGTGCGGCGCGGCGGCAGCGAGCCGGTGGACGCGATCAAGGGCATGCGCCAGCGGCGGCTGCACAAGGCCTTCCTACGCTACCACGACCCCGAGAACTGGCCGCTGCTGCGCGAGGCGCTGCGCGCCATGGGCCGCGCCGACCTGATCGGCCCGCGGCCGGACCAGCTCGTGCCGGCGGGGCAGCCGGTGGTGCGGGCCGGCGGCGGGGCGCGGCCGGCGCTGCGGAAGGGCGGGGTGCACCGGTTCACGACGAAGGGCGTGCCGGTGCGGAGGTGA
- a CDS encoding hypothetical protein (ID:RHAL1_03783;~conserved hypothetical protein;~source:Prodigal:2.6), with amino-acid sequence MDIQALTGHAPLVPPPGARRPAAPFLPMSRAEMDALGWDACDIVLVTGDAYVDHPSFGMAIIGRLLEAQGFRVGIIAQPDWQSAEPFKALGRPTLFFGVTGGNLDSMVNRYTADRRLRHDDAYTAGGEGGKRPDRCTIVYTQRCREAFKDVPIVLGGIEASLRRIAHYDYWSDKVRRSILADAKADLLIYGNAERAVVEVANRLAAGEAPRELDSIRGVALFRRVPDTYTELLADDLDSDDEGASRQRDATVIRLPSYEQVVDDKEAYARASRVLHREANPGNARALVQRHGDRDLWLNPPPIPLTSAEMDAVYDLPYARAPHPSYGDAKIPAWDMIKFSVTIMRGCFGGCTFCSITEHEGRIIQNRSEGSVLREIERIRDKTPGFTGVISDVGGPTANMYRMACKDRRSRRPAGCRPASSPTSARTSTPRTTTSSASTARCAR; translated from the coding sequence ATGGACATTCAAGCTCTCACCGGCCACGCGCCGCTGGTCCCGCCGCCCGGCGCCCGGCGGCCGGCGGCGCCCTTCCTGCCGATGAGCCGCGCCGAGATGGACGCGCTCGGCTGGGATGCCTGCGACATCGTGCTGGTCACCGGAGACGCCTACGTCGATCACCCCAGCTTCGGCATGGCGATCATCGGCCGGCTGCTCGAGGCGCAGGGCTTTCGCGTCGGCATCATCGCGCAGCCGGACTGGCAGTCGGCCGAGCCGTTCAAGGCGCTGGGCAGGCCCACCCTGTTCTTCGGCGTCACCGGCGGCAACCTCGACTCGATGGTCAACCGCTACACCGCCGACCGGCGGCTGCGCCACGACGACGCCTATACCGCCGGCGGCGAGGGCGGGAAGCGGCCGGACCGCTGCACCATCGTCTACACGCAGCGCTGCCGGGAGGCGTTTAAAGACGTGCCGATCGTGCTCGGCGGCATCGAGGCCTCGCTGCGCCGCATCGCGCACTACGACTACTGGTCCGACAAGGTGCGCCGGTCGATCCTGGCCGACGCCAAGGCCGATCTCCTGATCTACGGCAATGCCGAGCGCGCCGTCGTCGAGGTGGCGAACCGCCTCGCCGCCGGCGAGGCCCCGCGCGAGCTCGACTCGATCCGCGGCGTCGCCCTGTTCCGCCGCGTGCCCGACACCTACACGGAGCTGCTCGCCGACGACCTCGACTCCGACGACGAGGGGGCAAGCCGCCAGCGCGACGCCACGGTGATCCGCCTGCCGTCCTACGAGCAGGTCGTCGACGACAAGGAGGCCTACGCCCGCGCCTCGCGCGTGCTGCACCGCGAGGCCAACCCCGGCAACGCCCGCGCGCTGGTCCAGCGCCACGGCGACCGCGACCTGTGGCTGAACCCGCCGCCGATCCCGCTCACGTCGGCCGAGATGGACGCGGTCTACGACCTGCCCTACGCCCGCGCGCCGCACCCCTCCTACGGCGACGCCAAGATTCCGGCCTGGGACATGATCAAGTTCTCGGTGACGATCATGCGCGGCTGCTTCGGCGGCTGCACCTTCTGCTCGATCACCGAGCACGAAGGCCGCATCATCCAGAACCGCTCCGAGGGCTCGGTGCTGCGCGAGATCGAGCGCATCCGCGACAAGACGCCGGGCTTCACCGGCGTGATCTCCGACGTCGGCGGGCCGACCGCCAACATGTACCGGATGGCCTGCAAGGACCGAAGATCGAGGCGGCCTGCCGGCTGCCGTCCTGCGTCTTCCCCGACATCTGCCCGAACCTCAACACCTCGCACGACGACCTCATCCGCCTCTACCGCAAGGTGCGCGAGGTGA
- a CDS encoding Cupin domain protein (ID:RHAL1_03784;~source:Prodigal:2.6) → MEIKRAGSRPSTTPSAEYFTGTVRLDPLFDTPEPGRVAGALVTFEPGARTAWHTHPLGQTLIVVSGCGWAQRDGGAVEEIRPGDVISFAPGEKHWHGATATTAMSHIAVQEKLNGSPVDWLEKVSDAQYKPA, encoded by the coding sequence ATGGAAATCAAGCGCGCCGGCTCGCGGCCGTCCACCACGCCGTCGGCCGAGTACTTCACCGGCACGGTCCGGCTCGATCCGCTGTTCGATACGCCCGAGCCGGGGCGGGTCGCCGGCGCGCTCGTCACCTTCGAGCCGGGCGCCCGCACGGCCTGGCACACGCATCCGCTCGGCCAGACGCTGATCGTCGTCTCCGGCTGCGGGTGGGCGCAGCGCGACGGCGGCGCGGTCGAGGAGATCCGGCCCGGCGACGTGATCTCGTTCGCGCCCGGCGAGAAGCACTGGCACGGCGCCACCGCCACGACAGCGATGAGCCACATCGCCGTCCAGGAGAAGCTGAACGGCTCGCCCGTCGACTGGCTCGAGAAGGTCAGCGACGCGCAATACAAGCCCGCCTGA